A single Eubalaena glacialis isolate mEubGla1 chromosome 18, mEubGla1.1.hap2.+ XY, whole genome shotgun sequence DNA region contains:
- the NOSIP gene encoding nitric oxide synthase-interacting protein, translated as MTRHGKNCTAGAVYTYHEKKKDTAASGYGTQNIRLSRDAVKDFDCCCLSLQPCHDPVVTPDGYLYEREAILEYILHQKKEIARQMKAYEKQRGARREGQQELQRAAAQDQVRGFLEKEAAIVSRPLNPFTPKAASGNCPDDARPGSSAGPTGKDKDKALPSFWIPSLTPEAKATKLEKPSRIVTCPMSGKPLRMSDLTPVRFTPLDSSVDRVGLITRSERYVCAVTRDSLSNATPCAVLRPSGAVVTVECVEKLIRKDMVDPVTGEKLTDRDIIVLQRGGTGFAGSGVKLQAEKSRPVMQA; from the exons ATGACGCGCCACGGCAAGAACTGCACGGCGGGGGCCGTCTACACCTACCATGAGAAGAAGAAGGACACAG CGGCCTCAGGCTACGGCACCCAGAACATTCGACTGAGCCGGGATGCCGTCAAGGACTTCGATTGCTGCTGCCTCTCTCTGCAGCCCTGCCACGACCCTGTTGTTAC CCCCGATGGCTACCTGTATGAGCGGGAGGCAATCCTAGAGTACATTTTGCACCAGAAGAAGGAGATCGCCCGGCAGATGAAG GCCTACGAGAAGCAGCGGGGCGCCCGGCGCGAGGGGCAGCAGGAGCTGCAGCGGGCCGCCGCGCAGGACCAGGTGcggggcttcctggagaaggaggcGGCCATCGTGAGCCGGCCCCTCAACCCCTTCACGCCCAAGGCCGCCTCCGGGAACTGCCCCG ATGATGCCCGACCCGGGTCCAGCGCGGGCCCCACAGGCAAGGACAAGGACAAAGCGCTGCCCAGCTTCTGGATCCCGTCGCTGACTCCCGAGGCCAAGGCCACCAAGCTGGAGAAGCCG TCGCGCATCGTGACCTGCCCCATGTCCGGGAAGCCGCTGCGCATGTCCGACCTGACGCCCGTGCGCTTCACGCCGCTCGACAGCTCCGTGGACCGCGTGGGGCTCATCACGCGCAGCGAGCGCTACGTGTGCGCCGTGACCCGCGACAGCCTGAGCAACGCCACGCCGTGCGCCGTCCTGCGGCCCTC TGGGGCCGTGGTCACCGTGGAGTGCGTGGAGAAGCTGATTCGCAAGGACATGGTGGACCCCGTGACCGGAGAGAAGCTCACGGACCGCGACATCATCGTGCTGCAGCGG gGCGGCACGGGCTTCGCGGGCTCCGGAGTGAAGCTGCAGGCCGAGAAGTCCCGGCCGGTGATGCAGGCCTGA
- the RCN3 gene encoding reticulocalbin-3, with the protein MMWRPSLLLLLLLLRRGAQGKPSPDAGPHGQGRVHHAAPLSEALHDDAHGNFQYDHEAFLGREVAKEFDQLTPEESQARLGRIVDRMDRAGDGDGWVSLAELRAWIAHTQQRHIRDSVSAAWNTYDTDRDGRVGWEELRNATYGHYEPGEEFHDVEDAETYKKMLTRDERRFRMADQDGDSMATREELTAFLHPEEFPHMRDIVIAETLEDLDKNKDGYVQVDEYIADLYSAEPGEEEPAWVRTEREQFRDFRDLNKDGQLDGSEVGHWVLPPAQDQPLVEANHLLHESDTDQDGRLSKAEILGNWNMFVGSQATNYGEDLTRHHDEL; encoded by the exons ATGATGTGGCGACCGTCacttctgctgctgctgttgctgctcaGGCGCGGAGCCCAGGGAAAGCCATCCCCTGACGCCGGCCCTCATGGCCAAGGGAGGGTGCACCACGCGGCCCCCCTGAGTGAGGCCCTTCATGATGACGCTCACGGGAACTTCCAATATGATCATGAGGCTTTTCTGGGACGAGAAGTGGCCAAGGAATTCGACCAACTCACCCCAGAGGAAAGCCAAGCCCGTCTGGG GCGCATCGTGGACCGCATGGACCGCGCCGGGGACGGGGACGGCTGGGTGTCGCTGGCCGAGCTCCGCGCGTGGATCGCACACACGCAGCAGCGGCACATACGGGACTCAGTGAGCGCGGCCTGGAACACGTACGACACAGACCGCGACGGGCGTGTGGGTTGGGAGGAGCTGCGCAACGCCACCTACGGCCACTATGAGCCGG GTGAAGAATTTCACGACGTGGAGGATGCAGAAACCTACAAGAAGATGCTGACTCGGGACGAGCGGCGTTTCCGGATGGCTGACCAGGATGGGGACTCAATGGCCACTCGGGAAGAGCTGACGGCCTTTTTGCATCCTGAGGAGTTCCCTCACATGCGGGACATCGTGATTGCT GAAACCCTGGAGGATCTGGACAAGAACAAAGACGGCTATGTGCAAGTGGACGAGTACATCG CGGATCTGTACTCGGCAGAGCCCggggaggaggagccagcctGGGTGCGGACGGAGCGGGAACAGTTCCGGGACTTCCGAGATCTGAACAAGGACGGGCAGCTGGATGGGAGTGAGGTGGGCCACTGGGTGCTGCCCCCTGCCCAGGACCAGCCGCTGGTGGAGGCCAACCACTTGCTGCACGAGAGTGACACGGACCAG GACGGGCGTCTGAGCAAGGCTGAGATCCTGGGCAACTGGAACATGTTCGTGGGCAGCCAGGCCACCAACTACGGCGAGGACCTGACGCGTCACCACGATGAGCTCTGA